The segment TATTGTTACAAGCATATAAACAGAATGATTACCCCAACATACTGCCTGGTTTCATACTTGTGGGGATTGGGTTGCATTTTCAACTAAAAGATACAGTGGATGCCTGGCCCGATCATTTCGCTGTCTTCATTTTAATTATTGGTGTCGGCTTTATACTCCGCTCCCAGAAGACAAAAGGTGGTATGTTTGAAGGAGTGCTGCTATGCATTCTTGCAAGTTTCTTTCTATTCTATGACTCGTTTATGGAGATGCTCGGTGTTGTGGAAACTGGTGTTGCAAGTTTACATACTTTTTGGCCG is part of the Sutcliffiella sp. FSL R7-0096 genome and harbors:
- a CDS encoding DUF5668 domain-containing protein, producing the protein MKKNSFLPGLLLLFFGLYFLLQQLNIVLWEGMYSWSTLLAITGVALLLQAYKQNDYPNILPGFILVGIGLHFQLKDTVDAWPDHFAVFILIIGVGFILRSQKTKGGMFEGVLLCILASFFLFYDSFMEMLGVVETGVASLHTFWPVLLILIGAFFVFKKK